The stretch of DNA ACAAGAACAATGTTTTGCCAGAAAAATGGTATTATAAATTTTTGTATATTTGCACCCTCCAAATCACACCATTATTGTTGCTTTGGAAATTGTTATTTTTTTAATAAAAGTCAATGATGAGAATAAAGTCTATATTGGTTTCTCAACCAGCGCCTAGTGAGTCTTCTCCATATCTGGATATAGCGAAGAAGGAAAAAATAAAGATTGATTTCCGTCCGTTCATCCACGTCGAAGGAGTTGACAATAAAGAACTTAGAACACAAAAAATAGATCTAACGCAGTATACTGGTATTATTTTCACCAGTAAAAATGCGATAGACCATTACTTTAGACTAGCTGAAGAATTGCGTTTTGCAGTTCCGGATACGATGAGATACATCTGCCAGTCAGAAGCAATTGCGAACTATCTTCAAAAACACATTGTCTACAGAAAAAGAAAAATAAGTTTTGGGGAGAAAAATTTCTCAGACTTGTTACCTCTTTTCAAAAAATTCCCATCTGAAAAATATCTACTACCATCTTCAGACGTTTTGAGTCCTGACACCGTTAAAACGCTAGATACCGCCAATGTAGACTGGACAAGAGCAATCATGTACAGAACAGTATGCAGTAATCTAAGTGACATCAAAATTAAAGATTATGATATGTTGATCTTCTTCAGCCCACAAGGAATCAAGTCTTTACAACAAAACTTTGAAGATTTCAAGCAGGATGAAACAAAAATTGCGGTTTTTGGAAATACAACATTAAATGCTGCTGAAGAGGCGGGATTAAGAGTAGATGTAATGGCTCCTACAAAGGAAACTCCATCTATGACCATGGCCCTTGAAAAATATATTAAAAGCCTACATAAGTAGTTTTTAATATCTTAAACCATACAGCCGTCTTTTCAATAAAAGAAAAGATGGCTTTTTTTTAATTAAATTTGAACAAGAATTAATATTGAATGAAAGCTCCACAGCCAAAAAAAATAGAAAAAACACTTGAAATACACGGAGATAGAAGAACTGACAATTATTTCTGGCTCAATGACAGGGAAAACCCCGAGGTCATAAAGTATATTGAGGAGGAAAATGCTTTTGCAGATTTCATGATGAAAGAAACTGAGGATTTTCAGGAGGAGCTTTTCGAAGAAATGAAATCCCGTTACAAGAAAGATGATGAATCTTTACCATACTTTTTTAATGGATACTGGTATATGGTCCGTTATGAAGAAGGAAAAGAGTACCCTATTTTCTGCAGAAAATACAAGAGTCTTGAAAGTCCGGAGGAAATTATACTGAACGTCAATATTCTGGCAGAAGGAGAAAGCTTTTTTGAAGTTGGAAGCGTTGCTGTCAGTCCCAATAATGAATTAGCATCTTTCTCATCCGATAATGTAGGAAGAAGAATTTATTCAATCAATTTTAAAAATCTGAAGACAGGAGAAATTCTACCGGATCAGATATTCAACACTACCGGAAAAGCCGTTTGGGCCAATGACAACGAACATGTTTTTTATATCAGAAAAGATGAGAGCCTACGAGCGTTCCAGGTATACAGACATAAGCTGGGAACCGATTCAGCAGAAGATATTTTAATTTTCCATGAAGAAGATGACACTTTCGATGTGAATGTTTTCAAAACGAAATCGTTAGAATATATTTTCATTGCCAGCTCCAGCACCATTTCTGACGAGCACCGCTTTATTCCTTCTAACAATGTTTTTGCAGAGTGGAAAATCATTCAGCCAAGAATTGACGACCTGGAATATTCTGTGGAACATTATGAAGATGAGTTTTATATCATTACCAACGCCGATGATGCAACCAACTTCAAAATTGTAAAAACCAAAATCGACAATTGCAGAATGGAAAACTGGGTGGACGTGATCCCTCACCGACCGGAAGTTCTATTGGAAGGGTTTGAAATATTCAGAGATTATCTTGTCCTCGAGGAAAGAGAAAAAGGGTTATTACAAATAAAGATTATTGATGAAAAAACCAAGCAATCCTATTATCTTCCGTTTTCAGATCCTACCTATACCACATACATTGGTATTAATTTAGAATTTGACACTGAAGTTTTACGTTATGGTTACACGTCATTGACCCAGCCAAGCTCTACTTATGAATATAATATGAAAGAGAAAACCACTACCCTTCTCAAGCAGCAGGAAATATTAGGGGGAAAATTCTTTCCGGAAAATTATATTTCTGAAAGAATATGGGCAGATTCAAGAGATGGAAAAACCAAAATCCCTATTTCATTAGTATACCATAAAGACACTCAGAAGTCTGAAGATACACCTTTACTTCTATATGGATATGGAAGTTATGGGCATACTGTAGACGCCAGCTTTTCCAATGTAAGGTTATCTCTTTTAGACAGAGGCTTCATTTATGCCATTGCCCACATTCGTGGTGGAGAGTATTTAGGAAGAGAATGGTATGAAGATGGAAAGATGTTATTTAAAAAGAACACTTTCTTCGATTTTATTGATGCAGGAAAATACCTTATTAAGGAAAACTATACTTCTTCCAGGCATCTTTATGCAATGGGCGGAAGTGCAGGAGGATTATTGGTAGGAGCGGTTGTTAACTATGAACCAGGTTTATTTAATGGTATAGTTGCGCAGGTTCCTTTTGTAGATGTGGTGACGACAATGCTGGATGAGACAATTCCTTTGACTACCGGAGAGTATGATGAATGGGGAAATCCTAATGATGAAGAATATTATCATTACATGAAAGATTATTCTCCGTATGACAATGTGGAAGCAAAAAATTATCCGCACATGCTTATTACTACCGGACTGCATGATTCACAGGTTCAATACTGGGAACCGGCAAAATGGACAGCTAAATTAAGAGAATTAAAAACTGACGATCATCTTTTGCTATTCAAAACTGATATGAGTGCCGGACATGGTGGAGCAAGCGGAAGATTTGAATCGCTTAAAGAGGATGCATTGGAATATGCATTTCTATTGATGATTGATAAGCGATAAAATATAATTGATAATTCATAAATGATGAATGATGGATCATAATCCAGACTATAACCAGCTTTTTGCCTTAAAGACCAAACAATTGGCTGTAAGTATTATTAATGAATTATCAAGCCTGCCTTATCAAGAAGCTTTCGCAGTGATTAGAAAACAAATATACCGTTCTTCTACATCCATGGCGGCAAATTATAGAGCTATGTGCAGAGCAAGATCAAAAGCAGAAAGATATTCCAAAATATCAATTGTAATAGAAGAAACAGATGAAACTCTCTTTTGGCTTGAAATGATTGAAGAGCTCAATTATGTCAAAAGTGAAGTTTTAGTAGATCTAAAAAATAGGACTGAAGAAATTCTAAAAGCAACTTCTTCATATAGAAAGATGTTAAAGACATAGTCTTTCATCATTTATAAACTATCATTTATCATTTATAAATTATGATTAACGAATCCGAATATTGGAAAAAAATAGAACAGTTTTTTGAGGACAATTTTGAGACCGAGAAAAATCCACCGATTGAAACATTATTATTTTTAATTGGACTTCAGGAGTTAGGAAGCGGTCAACAAAAATATTCAAAAGACGACAAGCTCAATATCCTTCACATTGCCGTATGCAGATTATTGGAACCTTTTGGTTACTATAAGTTTACGCATTATGAAGATGGGTGGCCTCATTTCGAACAATTGGAAGAGCTTCCTGAATTAAGACCTAATGAGCAATCATTATTGATGAAAAAAGCAATCATTCAGTATTTTCAGGATGAAGAGCTGATTTAATTTGAAAATGACAGAATTTGAAAATGAAAAAATGGAGCTTATAATAAAGAGCGGGCTGAAGCCCACTCCTATTGATGTGATAGGGAAGATAAATCCCAACCACAAAAAATTTTCAAATTCTGTCATTTTCAAATTATCAAATATGCCTATGCCTATTTCAGAACTTCTTCCAATTGACTGAGTCCCATTTTAAACCCTTCTTCAAAGCCCATGTCAATATGATCTTTCATTGCTTCCTCGGATTGAAAATGAATATTAACCGTTATTTTTGTTCCGTCTTCAATACCGGTAAATCCGATCAACCATTGGGATTGTGGAGAATCTTGATTAACCTCTCCTTTTTCATCACAAAAAGCAGCCATCCAGTCAAAACTTCTATGCTTCATGATTTCTCCATATTTTGCCCGTGCATATCTCTTTTCTCCATCAGGACCTACCATAGCGTAGTGCCAGATTCCGTTCTCTTTAAAGTCCATATGCACCGTTTCACATCTCCAGGGTTTTGGACCCCACCATTGATCTATTAACTCTGATTGGGTAAAATAGTCCCACACTTTAGATACATCAGCATGATATACTTTCATGACATAAATGCTCTTAGCATCAAAATCTTTGTTAAAAATGATATTAGATTCCATACGTAATTGTTTTTAACAAACTTACTTCTTTATTTTTGTTGCTAGCTTTTTCAAAGGACAAGTAATTCAATATTTATAAAAAAATGTTAAAAAACATAGTTTTAAGAAAAAAAATACAATTTTTTGGCTCGTTTTTTGTTTATCAAGTCTTAAAACAATTAATTTTAACATTCATCATTCCAAACAATATAAAATAAGATAATGAATAACAAATTCATCCCAATAATTTCAGTGTTTATGACAATCTCACTGATTGTTTTTGTGACACTCCAGTTTTATTGGCTGAAAGGATATTATGGCGCTCTGGAACAGGATTTTTCTAATAAAGTGTATACGGCATTGGAAAATACCGCTAAAAATATCTCGGAAATTGAAGTAGAAAAATACCTGAATGATGATTTTAAAAACTTCAGAAAAAATGTTGTTGCCAATAACAACCAACCTTCTTTAACGACAATTCAGCAGGTTGAAGACTCCGGCACCCAAAGACAAATTATCTACTCCAAAAACATCATTGAAAAAACTCAGCTTCCGATCTCTCAAAAGGGAGATTCTTTAAAGCTTACGACTCTATATACGGATGAAGCAGCCTATAAACTGAAAAGAGATACAACAAACCGCGAACCTCTTACTGCTGATATCAACCAGGATATTGAAAGTGGTGATTATTCCATGAAAGAGTTTGCAAAAGTATATGGAAATAATCTGCCAATCACCAAAAGAGTGGATGATAAAATTCTGGATTCGGTTCTCAGCAAGGAATTGAAAATGAAAGGAATTACGGCAAAATTTGGGTTTGGAGTAACAGATAAAAACAACAACCTCACTACGGTTTTCAATAAAGTTTATAAAGAAAAAAAAGACAGCAATACATACAGCTATCCTCTTTTTACGGATAAAAAAGACCACACTTTATACAGTCTGGCTCTTGTTTTCCCTAAAAAAGAATATTCACTGGCAATGAATAACTGGCCTATGCTATTGGGAACTTTTCTTTCATTACTGACCATTCTGGGAATTTATATTATTTCCATTAATTATATGATGAGACAAAAGAAATTGGCCGAAATCAAAACAGATTTCATCAACAATATGTCTCATGAATTCAAGACCCCTCTGGCTACCATTTCAGTAGCGACGGACTCACTGGCCAATGACAAAATTGCCACGAATCCGGAGAAAGTAAGATACTATTCCAATCTTATCAAGCAGGAAAACCTGAGAATGAAAAAACAGGTGGAGAATGTTCTGAATATGTCTAAGCTTGAAAGAAATGAGGTTAATCTGTTTTTAAAGGAAACCAATGTTAGAGAGCTAATCAAAAAGACGACCGAATCGTTCAATCTTATTGTAACACAGAGAAACGGTTCTCTTACACAGGAATTTACCGCTGATAAATACACATTTAAAATTGATGAGTTCCATATTTCCAATATGTTGGTGAATTTACTGGACAATGCCAATAAATATTCTCCAGAAACTCCTGACATTAAGGTTAAAACAAGAAATGAAGGTAACTTCTATGTTATTGAAATCTCTGATAAAGGAATGGGAATGGAAACGCAGAACAAAACTAAAATTTTTGAAAAGTTCTTCCGGGAAGAAACTGGAAATATTCATAATGTAAAAGGACAAGGCTTAGGACTTTCCTATGTGAAAAAAATTGTAGAACTGCATAAAGGTCAAATTATAGTAGAGTCGAACAAGGGAGAAGGAAGTATCTTTACGATAAAACTTCCAATGACTTAAATAATAAAAAAAGGGAAACCAAATAACAATATATAACGAAGATAGAGTGAGAAAGTTCATTCTTATTATTAATTTTTAATTTTTAAAATTATGAGCAACAGAATATTATTAGTAGAAGACGATCAGAGTTTTGGAGCTGTATTGAAAGATTATTTAACTATAAATAATTTTGAGGTTACTCTTGCCACAGATGGAGAGCAGGGGTTAAAAGAATTCACAGAAAATGAATTCGACATTTGTATTTTTGATGTCATGATGCCTAAAAAAGATGGGTTTTCATTGGCCGAAGATGTAAAGAAAATAGATAAAAATACCCCTATCATTTTCTTGACTGCAAGAAATATGAGAGAAGATATTTTAAAAGGATATCAACTTGGGGCAGATGATTATATTACCAAACCATTTGACACAGAATTGCTTTTGTACAAGATAAAAGCAATCTTACAGAGAAGTTCAACATTGGAAAATGAAGAACAGGAGCAGTTTAAAATCAGCAACATTTTCTTTGATTCTATGCTGAGACAATTAAGAGTAGGTGATAAAGAATATAAGCTTTCACCAAAAGAAAACGAATTGCTTAAACTTCTTTGTATTCACAGAAATGATTTCATGCCTAGAGATTTGGCACTGAGAAAGATCTGGAAAAAAGAAAACTACTTTACAGCAAGAAGTATGGACGTATATATTGCTAAACTTCGTAAGCTTCTGAAAGATGACGAAGGATTAGAAATTATTAACGTTCACGGGGAAGGATTCAGACTTTTGGTTAAGAATTAATTCTAAAACAATACTTTCAATATAAAATTAGCAAAACATTTAAAAATGTTTTGCTAATTTTGTTTCATACGATAGGATATGAAAAATATATTTTTAAGTCTTGTAGCTGTCACTCTGCTGATGATCTCCTGTAAGAAGGATGAAAGAGCAACTTATATCGAAGAAGATGCATCTGTTCAGCAGCCCAGAAAAATTGTGACCCCAAGGACTTCCATTTTGGATCAGGCGGGCATTAAAGCGAATACTCAATATACAGCAGCTCCTTCACCAGCTACCGCATCAGGAATGAATCCTCCTCACGGACAACCGGGGCACCGATGTGATATTCCTGTAGGACAGCCATTAAATGGCAAAGCTCCGGCTCAAGCGACTCAAAATGTTGTGGTAAATAATAATGGATCTCAAACAATCCAGATTGATCCTAATTCTCTGCAACCTGGAAAGTTTACAGTGGATAGCAAAACCGGAAAGGCTATAAAAACAGCACCGGGTATGAATCCTCCTCACGGACAGCCAGGACACCGCTGCGACATTCCTGTAGGACAGCCGCTGAACAGCAAGCCAGATCAGGCACCTCAGCCAGCACAAAATATTGTTCAGAATACGACTCCCGCTCCCGCTCAGCAAAGCCTTGCCAATGGCGAAAAGCCCAAGCTCAACCCTCCTCATGGAGAACCTTTTCATAATTGTTCTGTACAAGTGGGTGCAGCATTACCATAATTTTTTGTAATTTTGCCATCGTGAAGTTATTTCAGATTTTAACTATTATTTTCTGTTTGGGATTTTTTTTGATTCCCAAAGATAACTTGTCCATACAATCGGCAAAAGAAACCTGCTGCAAATCAGAACATTCTGAAAAGAAAGATTGTTGCAAAGATCATCAGTCAACATCTAAAAAGGAACACGAAAAATCAAAATCATCTTGTAATGATGACTGCTGTTCTACTTGTGTAGCTTGCTTTACATTTATAGAAACTCCTTTTTCTAAAGCGTTTCTATTGGAATTATCTTATTACAAAGCCAATAAAAAATTACTATTCGAGTATTGTGATCCTCATCTTTCGGATCGTTTAAAAGAGATTTGGGAACCGCCCAAGCTAGCTTAATTAAATACACGTACGTTCATTAGAGTGCTAATGAACTGTTTTTTAATTAATCTAAATTTTAAACAAAATGAAATTATTTATTTCCAGGATGATTCTTGGATTATGCTTATTATCTGCACCATTTATATTCGCTCAGAATCTTAAAAGCCAGTTCCAGGTAAAAGGAAATTGTGAAATGTGCAAGGAGAGAATAGAAACAGCAGCGAAAAAAGCAGGAGCAAAAGCAGCCAGATACTCAATTGACTCACAGACTCTCACTTTAGAAACCGAAAACCAGACATCAGCGGATAACATTCTTAAAAAAGTGGCCGAGGCAGGTCATGATAACGAAAGATTTAAGGCTTCCGATGAAACTTATGAGGCCCTTCCGGGATGTTGCCATTATGAAAGGAACCTTCAGCTTTCAAACACCAATACAGCCATTCAAAAATCTAAATCAGAACATGAATTTTATGTAAAAGGGAATTGTGCATCATGTAAGGCAAGAATTGAAAAAGCAGCGAAAGATGCCGGAGCCAATTCTGCAGAATGGAGCGCCGAAACACAAACTGTTGTTTTAGATTTTGACAATACCAAAACTTCAGCAGATACAATTTTAAAAAAGATCGCTGACGTTGGGCATGATAATGAAAAATATACTTCAGACGATAGCGTTTACAATAACCTCCCGGCATGTTGTCTTTACGACAGAACCGTCGCTTTAGGAGAAAAGGGTGCCAACGTACATTTTGAGGAAGACAAAAAAGTAGCTTCTCACAAAAATGATTCATCATCAGAAGCTCAGAATGAAGGGAGTTATGAAAAAAAGATTGAGGAGGTAAAGTTATCTGTTTCAAAAGCATCGACTTCATTAAATAAAAAAGAAGCAGGACTGGTTTTCAATATCGATAAAAAGGAACTGCTGAAAGCAGCCTGCTGTAACCTATCTGAAAGTTTTGAAACGAACGCTACCGTAGATGTTTCTTTTAGCAATGCTGTAACAGGTACAAAACAGCTTAAAATGCTAGGCCTTGACCAGAAATATACCAGCTTAACGAAAGAGCTTTTACCGGAAATCAGAGGATTAGCTTCAGCTTATGGATTAAGTTTTATTCCAGGGAGATGGATTGAGAGCATTCAACTGACAAAAGGAGGAAGCACAGTAACTAACGGATATGAAAGTATTACGGGACAAATCAACACTGAACTTCTAAAAAATGCAAAAACTCCTGAAACATCCCTGAATCTATTTGCCGATTTCAATGGAAGAGCAGAAGCGAATATTACAAGTGTTTCTCCTATCAACGAGAAGTGGTCTCAGACTTTCTTATTGCATGGAAACGGAACTTTTGGAAATACGGATATGAATAATGACGGATTTCTTGATCGTCCGAAAGGAACGCAGATTAATGCAGCCTATCTACTTAATTATAACGATCTTGAAAAATCAGGATTTGGATCTCACTTCGGAATTAACTTCGTGAAGGACAACAGAACTGCCGGACAAACCGATTTTGATAAAAGACTGGCTCAGGACAAGCAGAGTCCTTATGGAGTAGGAATTGACATTTCAAGGTTTCAGGTGTGGAACAAAACAGGATATGTTTTTAAAGGAAAGCCTTATCAAAGTTTAGGCTGGATGAATCAATATGTTTACCATCAGCAGGACAGCTTTTTTGGGTTAAGAAATTATTCAGGTAAGCAGAATACATTTTATTCCAATTTAATTTTTGAGAGCATTATCGGAAATACCAACCACAAGTATAAGGCTGGAGCGAGTTTTATGTATGATGGGTATGATGAGACCTACCTCAACACTCCCTATAAAAGGAATGAAATTGTTCCGGGAGCTTTTGCTGAGTATACTTTAACCGGATTGAAATACACATTGGTAGCGGGAGCAAGAGTAGATTTTCATAATCTTGCAGGAACCCAGTTTACACCAAGACTGAATTTCAAATATGATTTCACCCCACAAACCATTTTAAGGCTATCAGCAGGAAGAGGATTCAGAACAGCGTCGGTCTTTGCTGAAAATCAACAATATTTTGCATCGAACCGTACCATTCAGATCATACAAAATGGTGGAGATATTTATGGATTAAAACCCGAAATTGCATGGAATTACGGAGCAAGTTTACAACAGGAGTTTAAAATTTTCGGAAGAAAATCTTCTATCGTTGCTGATTTCTTCAGAACGGATTTTCAGGATCAGGTAATGGTGGACCTTGACAGATCTCCTCAACAGTTGGTATTTTATAATCTGGAAGGAAAATCTTTTGCCAATAGTCTACAGGTACAATGGGACTTCATTCCTTTGAAAAACTTTGAAGTAAAAGTAGCCTATAAGTATTACGATGTACAAGCTGATTATCTTGACGGAAGAAGAGAGATCCCATTTATGGCTAAAAACCGTGGGTTCGTTAATCTTGCCTACAATACCAATAAAAGTGAAAAAGGTGGTTTCTGGAGTTTTGATACAACTTTAAATTGGGTTGGAAAACAAAGGCTTCCTGATACATCCGGCAATCCATCTGAGTT from Chryseobacterium piperi encodes:
- a CDS encoding sensor histidine kinase, whose protein sequence is MNNKFIPIISVFMTISLIVFVTLQFYWLKGYYGALEQDFSNKVYTALENTAKNISEIEVEKYLNDDFKNFRKNVVANNNQPSLTTIQQVEDSGTQRQIIYSKNIIEKTQLPISQKGDSLKLTTLYTDEAAYKLKRDTTNREPLTADINQDIESGDYSMKEFAKVYGNNLPITKRVDDKILDSVLSKELKMKGITAKFGFGVTDKNNNLTTVFNKVYKEKKDSNTYSYPLFTDKKDHTLYSLALVFPKKEYSLAMNNWPMLLGTFLSLLTILGIYIISINYMMRQKKLAEIKTDFINNMSHEFKTPLATISVATDSLANDKIATNPEKVRYYSNLIKQENLRMKKQVENVLNMSKLERNEVNLFLKETNVRELIKKTTESFNLIVTQRNGSLTQEFTADKYTFKIDEFHISNMLVNLLDNANKYSPETPDIKVKTRNEGNFYVIEISDKGMGMETQNKTKIFEKFFREETGNIHNVKGQGLGLSYVKKIVELHKGQIIVESNKGEGSIFTIKLPMT
- a CDS encoding uroporphyrinogen-III synthase; the protein is MRIKSILVSQPAPSESSPYLDIAKKEKIKIDFRPFIHVEGVDNKELRTQKIDLTQYTGIIFTSKNAIDHYFRLAEELRFAVPDTMRYICQSEAIANYLQKHIVYRKRKISFGEKNFSDLLPLFKKFPSEKYLLPSSDVLSPDTVKTLDTANVDWTRAIMYRTVCSNLSDIKIKDYDMLIFFSPQGIKSLQQNFEDFKQDETKIAVFGNTTLNAAEEAGLRVDVMAPTKETPSMTMALEKYIKSLHK
- a CDS encoding four helix bundle protein, yielding MDHNPDYNQLFALKTKQLAVSIINELSSLPYQEAFAVIRKQIYRSSTSMAANYRAMCRARSKAERYSKISIVIEETDETLFWLEMIEELNYVKSEVLVDLKNRTEEILKATSSYRKMLKT
- a CDS encoding response regulator transcription factor — encoded protein: MSNRILLVEDDQSFGAVLKDYLTINNFEVTLATDGEQGLKEFTENEFDICIFDVMMPKKDGFSLAEDVKKIDKNTPIIFLTARNMREDILKGYQLGADDYITKPFDTELLLYKIKAILQRSSTLENEEQEQFKISNIFFDSMLRQLRVGDKEYKLSPKENELLKLLCIHRNDFMPRDLALRKIWKKENYFTARSMDVYIAKLRKLLKDDEGLEIINVHGEGFRLLVKN
- a CDS encoding S9 family peptidase; translation: MKAPQPKKIEKTLEIHGDRRTDNYFWLNDRENPEVIKYIEEENAFADFMMKETEDFQEELFEEMKSRYKKDDESLPYFFNGYWYMVRYEEGKEYPIFCRKYKSLESPEEIILNVNILAEGESFFEVGSVAVSPNNELASFSSDNVGRRIYSINFKNLKTGEILPDQIFNTTGKAVWANDNEHVFYIRKDESLRAFQVYRHKLGTDSAEDILIFHEEDDTFDVNVFKTKSLEYIFIASSSTISDEHRFIPSNNVFAEWKIIQPRIDDLEYSVEHYEDEFYIITNADDATNFKIVKTKIDNCRMENWVDVIPHRPEVLLEGFEIFRDYLVLEEREKGLLQIKIIDEKTKQSYYLPFSDPTYTTYIGINLEFDTEVLRYGYTSLTQPSSTYEYNMKEKTTTLLKQQEILGGKFFPENYISERIWADSRDGKTKIPISLVYHKDTQKSEDTPLLLYGYGSYGHTVDASFSNVRLSLLDRGFIYAIAHIRGGEYLGREWYEDGKMLFKKNTFFDFIDAGKYLIKENYTSSRHLYAMGGSAGGLLVGAVVNYEPGLFNGIVAQVPFVDVVTTMLDETIPLTTGEYDEWGNPNDEEYYHYMKDYSPYDNVEAKNYPHMLITTGLHDSQVQYWEPAKWTAKLRELKTDDHLLLFKTDMSAGHGGASGRFESLKEDALEYAFLLMIDKR
- a CDS encoding SRPBCC family protein, translating into MESNIIFNKDFDAKSIYVMKVYHADVSKVWDYFTQSELIDQWWGPKPWRCETVHMDFKENGIWHYAMVGPDGEKRYARAKYGEIMKHRSFDWMAAFCDEKGEVNQDSPQSQWLIGFTGIEDGTKITVNIHFQSEEAMKDHIDMGFEEGFKMGLSQLEEVLK
- a CDS encoding TonB-dependent receptor domain-containing protein, with translation MKLFISRMILGLCLLSAPFIFAQNLKSQFQVKGNCEMCKERIETAAKKAGAKAARYSIDSQTLTLETENQTSADNILKKVAEAGHDNERFKASDETYEALPGCCHYERNLQLSNTNTAIQKSKSEHEFYVKGNCASCKARIEKAAKDAGANSAEWSAETQTVVLDFDNTKTSADTILKKIADVGHDNEKYTSDDSVYNNLPACCLYDRTVALGEKGANVHFEEDKKVASHKNDSSSEAQNEGSYEKKIEEVKLSVSKASTSLNKKEAGLVFNIDKKELLKAACCNLSESFETNATVDVSFSNAVTGTKQLKMLGLDQKYTSLTKELLPEIRGLASAYGLSFIPGRWIESIQLTKGGSTVTNGYESITGQINTELLKNAKTPETSLNLFADFNGRAEANITSVSPINEKWSQTFLLHGNGTFGNTDMNNDGFLDRPKGTQINAAYLLNYNDLEKSGFGSHFGINFVKDNRTAGQTDFDKRLAQDKQSPYGVGIDISRFQVWNKTGYVFKGKPYQSLGWMNQYVYHQQDSFFGLRNYSGKQNTFYSNLIFESIIGNTNHKYKAGASFMYDGYDETYLNTPYKRNEIVPGAFAEYTLTGLKYTLVAGARVDFHNLAGTQFTPRLNFKYDFTPQTILRLSAGRGFRTASVFAENQQYFASNRTIQIIQNGGDIYGLKPEIAWNYGASLQQEFKIFGRKSSIVADFFRTDFQDQVMVDLDRSPQQLVFYNLEGKSFANSLQVQWDFIPLKNFEVKVAYKYYDVQADYLDGRREIPFMAKNRGFVNLAYNTNKSEKGGFWSFDTTLNWVGKQRLPDTSGNPSEFQLPGYSKSYAILNAQISRNFNKKLRAYLGGENLTSYYQKNAIVDFKNPFGNYFDGGMIYAPIMKANFYVGLDVTF